A window from Scleropages formosus chromosome 17, fSclFor1.1, whole genome shotgun sequence encodes these proteins:
- the cdk7 gene encoding cyclin-dependent kinase 7 isoform X1, whose amino-acid sequence MVVIMAVDAKSRTKRYEKLDFLGEGQFATVYKARDKTTNTIVAIKKIKVGHRTEAKDGINRTALREIKLLQELSHPNIIGLLDAFGHKSNISLVFDYMETDLEVIIKDTSLVLTPANIKAYILMTLQGLEYMHQHWILHRDLKPNNLLLDENGVLKLADFGLAKAFGSPNRVYTHQVVTRWYRSPELLFGARMYGVGVDMWAVGCILAELLLRVPFLPGDSDLDQLTKIFEALGTPTEETWPGLTSLPDYVSFKLFPGTPLENIFSAASDDLLELLRGLFTFNPCTRITATQALKKSYFSNRPGPTPGPQLPRPNSSIEALKEKENLIIGVKRKRDAIQQGTLKKKLIF is encoded by the exons ATGGTGGTGATAATGGCGGTTGATGCGAAGTCTAGAACAAAACGATACGAAAAGTTGGATTTTCTGGGCGAGGGTCAG TTTGCCACAGTATACAAAGCCAGAGATAAGACTACAAATACCATAGTTGCTATTAAGAAG ATCAAAGTTGGTCACAGAACAGAGGCCAAGGATG GCATTAACAGAACAGCCCTTCGAGAAATCAAGTTGCTGCAAGAACTAAGTCACCCCAACATAATAGGA CTCCTGGATGCATTTGGACACAAATCCAACATCAGTTTGGTGTTTGACTACATGGAGACGGATCTCGAG GTGATCATTAAAGACACGAGCCTGGTGCTGACACCAGCTAACATCAAGGCTTACATCTTGATGACTCTACAGGGTCTGGAGTACATGCATCAACACTGGATATTACACAGG GACTTGAAGCCCAATAACCTTCTGCTGGATGAGAACGGGGTTCTAAAGCTTGCTGACTTTGGTCTGGCAAAAGCATTTGGAAGCCCAAACCGTGTTTATACACATCAGGTTGTTACAAG GTGGTATCGGTCCCCTGAGCTGCTCTTTGGGGCCAGGATGTACGGAGTTGGTGTCGACATGTGGGCTGTTGGGTGTATCCTTGCAGAGCTACTGCTCAGG GTACCATTCCTCCCTGGAGATTCTGATCTGGATcaactgacaaaaatatttgagGCTTTGGGCACACCAACAGAAGAAACTTGGCCT GGCTTGACCAGCCTTCCGGACTATGTGTCTTTCAAACTGTTCCCTGGTACGCCGCTGGAGAACATTTTCAGCGCTGCCAGTGATGacctgctggagctgctgcgtGGCCTGTTCACCTTTAACCCCTGCACACGCATCACAGCTACACAG GCCTTGAAGAAGAGCTATTTCAGCAACAGACCTGGCCCTACTCCTGGTCCCCAGCTGCCCCGGCCCAACTCTTCCATCGAGGCcttgaaggagaaggagaacctTATCATTGGCGTGAAGAGGAAACGAGATGCtatacaacagg GTACCTTGAAGAAGAAATTGATTTTCTGA
- the cdk7 gene encoding cyclin-dependent kinase 7 isoform X2, with amino-acid sequence MRSLEQNDTKSWIFWARFATVYKARDKTTNTIVAIKKIKVGHRTEAKDGINRTALREIKLLQELSHPNIIGLLDAFGHKSNISLVFDYMETDLEVIIKDTSLVLTPANIKAYILMTLQGLEYMHQHWILHRDLKPNNLLLDENGVLKLADFGLAKAFGSPNRVYTHQVVTRWYRSPELLFGARMYGVGVDMWAVGCILAELLLRVPFLPGDSDLDQLTKIFEALGTPTEETWPGLTSLPDYVSFKLFPGTPLENIFSAASDDLLELLRGLFTFNPCTRITATQALKKSYFSNRPGPTPGPQLPRPNSSIEALKEKENLIIGVKRKRDAIQQGTLKKKLIF; translated from the exons ATGCGAAGTCTAGAACAAAACGATACGAAAAGTTGGATTTTCTGGGCGAGG TTTGCCACAGTATACAAAGCCAGAGATAAGACTACAAATACCATAGTTGCTATTAAGAAG ATCAAAGTTGGTCACAGAACAGAGGCCAAGGATG GCATTAACAGAACAGCCCTTCGAGAAATCAAGTTGCTGCAAGAACTAAGTCACCCCAACATAATAGGA CTCCTGGATGCATTTGGACACAAATCCAACATCAGTTTGGTGTTTGACTACATGGAGACGGATCTCGAG GTGATCATTAAAGACACGAGCCTGGTGCTGACACCAGCTAACATCAAGGCTTACATCTTGATGACTCTACAGGGTCTGGAGTACATGCATCAACACTGGATATTACACAGG GACTTGAAGCCCAATAACCTTCTGCTGGATGAGAACGGGGTTCTAAAGCTTGCTGACTTTGGTCTGGCAAAAGCATTTGGAAGCCCAAACCGTGTTTATACACATCAGGTTGTTACAAG GTGGTATCGGTCCCCTGAGCTGCTCTTTGGGGCCAGGATGTACGGAGTTGGTGTCGACATGTGGGCTGTTGGGTGTATCCTTGCAGAGCTACTGCTCAGG GTACCATTCCTCCCTGGAGATTCTGATCTGGATcaactgacaaaaatatttgagGCTTTGGGCACACCAACAGAAGAAACTTGGCCT GGCTTGACCAGCCTTCCGGACTATGTGTCTTTCAAACTGTTCCCTGGTACGCCGCTGGAGAACATTTTCAGCGCTGCCAGTGATGacctgctggagctgctgcgtGGCCTGTTCACCTTTAACCCCTGCACACGCATCACAGCTACACAG GCCTTGAAGAAGAGCTATTTCAGCAACAGACCTGGCCCTACTCCTGGTCCCCAGCTGCCCCGGCCCAACTCTTCCATCGAGGCcttgaaggagaaggagaacctTATCATTGGCGTGAAGAGGAAACGAGATGCtatacaacagg GTACCTTGAAGAAGAAATTGATTTTCTGA